From Topomyia yanbarensis strain Yona2022 chromosome 1, ASM3024719v1, whole genome shotgun sequence, one genomic window encodes:
- the LOC131677469 gene encoding delta-1-pyrroline-5-carboxylate dehydrogenase, mitochondrial-like, with the protein MFAVCKSGGALITSVQRYGVRCIGSIVPENKLSEFPLINEPVLSYKKGSKERKELEAALKKTADKTEDVPIIIGSEEFRTNSVQHQVMPHNHSKKIAKFYWADKKLVEKAIKTATETQVKWDRTPVAERIKIWQKAADLMAGPYRQELNAATMLGQAKTVIQAEIDSAAELIDFIRMNTFYLKEASKYHPISENMKVTKNSMRFRGIDGFIAAVSPFNFTAIGGNLAYTPALMGNGVLWKPSDTALLSNYIIFKIMREAGVPPGVVNFIPTDGPVFGDTITASPHLAGINFTGSVPTFNRLWRQVGENINNYINFPRLIGECGGKNYHFIHPSADVESVVNGTIRSSFEFCGQKCSACSRMYAPESLWPKIKEGLVKVRDTLKIGDVTDFSSFTSAVIDDKAFKRIKSYIDHAKSSKNLEIIAGGKCDDSKGYFIEPTIVQSSDPLDKIMVEEIFGPVLSVYVYKDKDLDQAMKLVGGSTKFALTGAVFSKDEAFLKRAMEEFKMTAGNFYVNDKSTGSVVGQQPFGGGRMSGTNDKAGGPHYVLRWSTPQSIKETFVPLNEVDYQYMRE; encoded by the exons GTATGGTGTGCGCTGTATCGGCTCGATCGTTCCTGAAAACAAACTGTCGGAGTTCCCACTCATCAATGAGCCGGTACTGAGCTACAAGAAAGGTTCAAAGGAGCGCAAAGAACTCGAAGCAGCATTGAAAAAGACCGCTGACAAAACGGAGGATGTTCCGATTATCATTGGTAGCGAGGAGTTCCGAACGAATTCCGTCCAGCACCAGGTGATGCCGCATAATCACAGCAAAAAGATAGCGAAGTTTTACTGGGCTGATAAGAAGCTGGTGGAGAAGGCCATTAAAACCGCAACGGAAACGCAGGTCAAATGGGATCGAACACCAGTAGCCGAGCGTATCAAAATCTGGCAGAAGGCGGCCGATCTTATGGCTGGCCCATACCGACAGGAACTGAATGCCGCAACCATGCTCGGACAGGCGAAGACTGTGATCCAAGCGGAAATCGATTCCGCTGCAGAACTGATAGATTTTATTAG AATGAATACATTCTATTTGAAAGAAGCCTCGAAGTACCACCCCATTAGCGAAAATATGAAAGTGACGAAAAACTCCATGCGATTCCGGGGTATTGACGGATTTATAGCAGCCGTCAGTCCGTTCAACTTTACTGCGATCGGTGGCAACCTTGCATACACACCGGCTTTGATG GGAAATGGAGTTTTGTGGAAACCATCGGATACCGCACTGCTGTCTAACTACATCATCTTTAAAATTATGCGTGAAGCCGGCGTCCCCCCAGGTGTCGTCAACTTCATTCCAACCGATGGTCCAGTATTTGGTGATACGATTACCGCATCGCCGCACCTTGCCGGTATCAACTTTACTGGCTCAGTACC CACCTTCAATCGATTGTGGCGTCAAGTAGGGGAAAACATTAACAACTACATCAATTTCCCACGACTGATTGGCGAGTGCGGTGGCAAGAATTACCACTTCATCCATCCATCGGCCGACGTCGAGTCGGTTGTGAATGGAACGATCCGCTCGTCGTTTGAATTTTGTGGTCAGAAATGCTCCGCTTGCTCCCGAATGTACGCCCCGGAGTCGCTGTGGCCTAAAATTAAGGAGGGACTCGTTAAGGTTCGTGATACCTTAAAGATTGGTGATGTTACCGATTTCAGCAGCTTCACATCGGCTGTTATTGACGATAAGGCATTTAAGCGGATCAAATCGTATATTGATCACGCAAAGAGCTCGAAAAACTTGGAAATTATAGCCGGTGGCAAATGTGATGATAGCAAGGGCTACTTTATCGAGCCGACGATTGTCCAATCGAGCGACCCGCTCGATAAGATCATGGTTGAAGAAATTTTCGGCCCGGTGCTGAGTGTATATGTGTACAAAGACAAAGATCTAGATCAGGCGATGAAGCTGGTTGGaggctccacgaagtttgccctGACTGGAGCAGTTTTCTCGAAGGATGA GGCGTTCCTGAAACGTGCTATGGAAGAGTTCAAAATGACTGCTGGTAATTTCTATGTAAATGATAAATCTACCGGTTCGGTTGTAGGTCAGCAACCGTTCGGAGGCGGCCGAATGTCTG GAACCAATGACAAGGCCGGCGGTCCGCACTACGTACTGCGATGGTCAACACCACAGTCCATCAAGGAAACCTTTGTCCCACTGAACGAAGTCGACTACCAGTACATGCGCGAATAA